Proteins encoded within one genomic window of Brassica rapa cultivar Chiifu-401-42 chromosome A09, CAAS_Brap_v3.01, whole genome shotgun sequence:
- the LOC103840137 gene encoding alcohol dehydrogenase-like 3 yields MAETQGKVITCRAAVAWGPKEPLVIQEICVDPPQEMEVRVKILYTSICHTDLGTWTGVNEAERAFPRILGHEAVGVVESVGEGVKDVKEGDYVIPTFNGECGECRVCKKEVSNLCERYKVDPMKRLMVSDGGTRFSTTTNKDGGSSQSQRIYHFLNTSTFTEYTVLDSACVVKIDPNAPLKQMSLLSCGVSTGVGAAWNTAKVKEGTTTAVFGLGSVGLAVAEGARARGASRIIGVDANASKFEKGKLMGITDFINPKDLTKPVHERIRELTRGGVDYSFECTGNVDVLREAFLSTHAGWGSTVLVGIYATPRTLPLHPMELFDGRKITGSVFGGFKPKSQLPSFAQQCMKGVVKLEPFITNELPFEKINDAFQLLRDGKSLRCLLQIAKFLKK; encoded by the exons ATGGCAGAGACTCAAGGAAAGGTCATCACTTGCAGAG CTGCCGTTGCATGGGGTCCAAAAGAGCCGCTTGTAATACAAGAAATATGCGTCGATCCTCCTCAGGAAATGGAAGTCCGGGTTAAAATCCTTTACACCTCCATTTGCCATACCGATCTCGGAACTTGGACCGGCGTG AACGAAGCTGAACGAGCATTTCCGAGGATTCTTGGGCACGAAGCTGTCGG AGTGGTAGAAAGTGTCGGAGAAGGAGTTAAAGATGTGAAAGAAGGAGACTATGTGATTCCGACATTCAATGGAGAATGTGGTGAATGCAGAGTATGTAAGAAAGAGGTAAGTAATCTATGTGAGAGATATAAAGTGGATCCAATGAAAAGACTGATGGTTAGTGACGGAGGGACAAGATTCTCAACAACCACAAACAAGGACGGCGGTTCGAGCCAGAGCCAACGCATTTATCACTTCCTTAACACCTCCACGTTCACCGAATACACGGTCTTGGACTCAGCTTGCGTTGTCAAAATCGATCCTAATGCTCCTCTCAAGCAAATGAGCCTCTTGAGCTGTGGTGTCTCCACGG GTGTGGGAGCAGCTTGGAACACTGCCAAAGTGAAAGAAGGTACAACCACGGCTGTCTTTGGATTAGGTTCGGTTGGACTCGCT GTTGCTGAAGGTGCACGAGCAAGAGGAGCTTCTAGGATCATTGGTGTTGATGCCAATGCTTCCAAATTTGAGAAAG GTAAATTGATGGGAATAACAGATTTCATAAACCCTAAAGACTTAACAAAGCCAGTACATGAG aggatACGAGAGCTGACCAGAGGAGGCGTGGACTATAGTTTTGAATGCACAGGAAACGTCGATGTTCTTCGCGAAGCCTTTTTATCCACTCACGCC GGTTGGGGATCGACGGTTCTAGTAGGAATATATGCGACACCAAGAACATTGCCACTTCATCCGATGGAGCTTTTCGACGGCCGCAAAATCACTGGTTCTGTATTTGGCGGTTTCAAGCCCAAATCTCAGCTACCAAGTTTTGCTCAACAATGCATGAAAGGG GTTGTGAAATTGGAACCTTTTATCACCAATGAGCTTCCATTTGAGAAGATAAACGATGCGTTTCAGCTGCTTCGCGATGGAAAATCTCTTCGTTGTCTTCTCCAAATTGCTAAGTTTCTCAAGAAATAA
- the LOC103840136 gene encoding polyadenylate-binding protein-interacting protein 11 isoform X1 — translation MAVVESGVAADSGAVVQPTSQDSDDQNHQSSRIEVGEEEGLYSKMGSHPGRSEGSDGGESYKREMRELQELFSKLNPMAAEFVPPSLSKQPNAAFFSNNAFPAAGNAPLEVNAYGHDTGGFRRKKSFGQGKRRMNARTSMAQRDDVIRRTVYVSDLDQQVTEEQLAGLFVNCGQVVDCRICGDPNSVLRFAFIEFTDEEGAMTALNLSGTMLGFYPVKVLPSKTAIAPVNPTFLPRTEDEREMCARTIYCTNIDKKVTQSDVKIFFESFCGEVLRLRLLGDYQHSTRIAFVEFVMVSTLFMLPTLSADFLDECLVHTMTTIISLLQAESAIAALNCSGVVLGSLPIRVSPSKTPVRPRSPRHPMH, via the exons ATGGCGGTTGTTGAGAGTGGAGTAGCTGCAGATTCAGGAGCCGTGGTCCAGCCGACAAGTCAAGATTCGGATGATCAGAACCATCAGTCGTCAAGGATCGAGGTTGGGGAGGAGGAGGGGCTCTACAGCAAGATGGGATCCCATCCGGGGAGATCGGAGGGGTCAGATGGTGGGGAGAGCTACAAGCGTGAGATGAGGGAGCTCCAGGAGCTTTTCTCCAAGCTCAATCCCATGGCTGCTGAGTTCGTTCCTCCCTCCCTCTCTAAACAACCCAACGCTGCTTTCTTCTCTAACAACGCCTTTCCTGCTGCCGGAAATGCCCCCCTTGAAGTCAACGCCTACGGTCACGACACCGGCGGTTTCCGACGG AAGAAGAGCTTTGGTCAAGGGAAACGGAGGATGAATGCTCGAACAAGCATGGCTCAGCGAGATGATGTCATCCGAAGAACCGTCTATGTCTCTGATCTCGATCAACAG GTCACTGAAGAGCAGCTTGCTGGTTTGTTTGTTAACTGTGGACAG GTTGTTGATTGCCGCATATGTGGTGACCCGAACTCAGTACTTCGGTTTGCTTTCATTGAATTCACTGATGAAG agggtgcgatgactgcTCTGAATCTATCGGGGACTATGTTGGGATTCTATCCTGTGAAAGTCCTTCCATCTAAAACAGCTATTGCACCTGTTAACCCCACTTTCTTGCCCAGG acTGAAGATGAGCGAGAGATGTGTGCAAGAACTATCTATTGCACTAACATTGACAAGAAG GTGACTCAATCAGACGTTAAGATTTTCTTCGAATCCTTCTGTGGAGAG GTTCTCCGTCTGAGGCTCCTTGGCGATTATCAACACTCGACTCGTATTGCTTTTGTAGAGTTCGTGATGGTAAGCACATTATTTATGCTTCCTACTCTCTCTGCAGACTTTCTTGATGAGTGCTTAGTGCACACCATGACTACTATTATATCTTTGTTACAGGCTGAAAGCGCGATAGCAGCTCTCAACTGCAGTGGAGTTGTTCTAGGTTCTTTACCGATAAG GGTGAGTCCTTCAAAGACACCTGTTCGTCCCAGATCACCGAGGCATCCAATGCATTGA
- the LOC103840136 gene encoding polyadenylate-binding protein-interacting protein 11 isoform X2, with protein MAVVESGVAADSGAVVQPTSQDSDDQNHQSSRIEVGEEEGLYSKMGSHPGRSEGSDGGESYKREMRELQELFSKLNPMAAEFVPPSLSKQPNAAFFSNNAFPAAGNAPLEVNAYGHDTGGFRRKKSFGQGKRRMNARTSMAQRDDVIRRTVYVSDLDQQVTEEQLAGLFVNCGQVVDCRICGDPNSVLRFAFIEFTDEEGAMTALNLSGTMLGFYPVKVLPSKTAIAPVNPTFLPRTEDEREMCARTIYCTNIDKKVTQSDVKIFFESFCGEVLRLRLLGDYQHSTRIAFVEFVMAESAIAALNCSGVVLGSLPIRVSPSKTPVRPRSPRHPMH; from the exons ATGGCGGTTGTTGAGAGTGGAGTAGCTGCAGATTCAGGAGCCGTGGTCCAGCCGACAAGTCAAGATTCGGATGATCAGAACCATCAGTCGTCAAGGATCGAGGTTGGGGAGGAGGAGGGGCTCTACAGCAAGATGGGATCCCATCCGGGGAGATCGGAGGGGTCAGATGGTGGGGAGAGCTACAAGCGTGAGATGAGGGAGCTCCAGGAGCTTTTCTCCAAGCTCAATCCCATGGCTGCTGAGTTCGTTCCTCCCTCCCTCTCTAAACAACCCAACGCTGCTTTCTTCTCTAACAACGCCTTTCCTGCTGCCGGAAATGCCCCCCTTGAAGTCAACGCCTACGGTCACGACACCGGCGGTTTCCGACGG AAGAAGAGCTTTGGTCAAGGGAAACGGAGGATGAATGCTCGAACAAGCATGGCTCAGCGAGATGATGTCATCCGAAGAACCGTCTATGTCTCTGATCTCGATCAACAG GTCACTGAAGAGCAGCTTGCTGGTTTGTTTGTTAACTGTGGACAG GTTGTTGATTGCCGCATATGTGGTGACCCGAACTCAGTACTTCGGTTTGCTTTCATTGAATTCACTGATGAAG agggtgcgatgactgcTCTGAATCTATCGGGGACTATGTTGGGATTCTATCCTGTGAAAGTCCTTCCATCTAAAACAGCTATTGCACCTGTTAACCCCACTTTCTTGCCCAGG acTGAAGATGAGCGAGAGATGTGTGCAAGAACTATCTATTGCACTAACATTGACAAGAAG GTGACTCAATCAGACGTTAAGATTTTCTTCGAATCCTTCTGTGGAGAG GTTCTCCGTCTGAGGCTCCTTGGCGATTATCAACACTCGACTCGTATTGCTTTTGTAGAGTTCGTGATG GCTGAAAGCGCGATAGCAGCTCTCAACTGCAGTGGAGTTGTTCTAGGTTCTTTACCGATAAG GGTGAGTCCTTCAAAGACACCTGTTCGTCCCAGATCACCGAGGCATCCAATGCATTGA